CCTCAGGCGCACGCACATGTCGTGCGCCTTCACCCCTGGCCGGGCGCCCCCGTCCTCGGCGGCTTTGCCGCCGCCTCGTCGCGGGCGGCCAGCCCCTCGGGCTCGGAAGCTCCTGAAGACCAAAGATGCTCCCAGTCAAGAGTTTTTCAGCAACCTGCTAGCAGGCTGCTGAAAAAGTCCGCTTTGCGACTTTTCCAGCGCTGCTAGCAGGTTGCTTCAGGGGCGCCCGGCGAGGGGGCTGAGCGCCGCCTCACCTGCGCGGCCCGGCCCGAAAAAGTGCGATTTTCGGCGGCCCGCGCAGGGGCTCACCCCGTCCAGGGCCCACCCCGTCTCATGGCTTCGCCGCCGGGCCGGGGGCGCCCAGCCCTCGTGGGCCCGGACGCAGGTTGCCAATGACTTTTTCAGCAACCTGCTAGTTCACCGATTCGGAGCCGTCGAGGGCGGCGAAGAACTCGAGGGCGGCGCGCGCCGGCTCGCCCTTGAGGGGAGTGGGATTACCGTCCTCGACCCAGTCGCCCGGCAGGTGCTCACGGTAGGGCCGGTGGAGGAAGCGGCGATCGAGCAGGGCGATGACGCCGGTGTCTTCGGGGGAGCGGATCAGGCGGCCGGCGGCCTGCACCACCCGCGTCATCCCGGGGACCACGAAGGCGTACTCGAAGCCGCGGTCGAAGCGCTCCTGGTAGTAGTCCTTGAGCAGCCGTTGCTCGAGGGACAGGCCCGGTAGGCAGGGGCCGACGATGGCCACCGCCTTGAGGGTCTCGCCGGGGTAGTCGACCCCCTCGGCGAAGACGCCGCCGGCCACCGCCAGCAGCAGCACGTCGCCGAACATCGCCGAGCGCAGGGAGTGCAGGATCTCCTGGCGCTCGCGGTCGCCGGAGGACTGTTCCTGAATCAGCACCCGCTTGCCCGCCTCGGGCATGCGCGCGGCGACCTCGGCGAGAAAGGTGTAGCTCGGAAACAACGCCAGGCAGTTGCCCGGCACGGCGGCGGCGAACTGCGCCAGGCGCTCGGCGATGGGACCGTAGTTGGCGGGCCGCTCGCGGTAGGCGGTAGCGACGGTGGCGTCGATCACCACCCGGCGGTTCTCCGTTGGGAAGGGGCTGGGAATGGCTTCGAAGCTGGTGCGGGCAGGCTCGAAGCCGATCAGATCGCGGTAGAACTCCGACGGCGACAGCGTCGCCGACAGGCCGATGGTGCTGTGGGTGCGGGCGATGGCGGCGCCGAGGAAGCGACTCGGGTCCTTGCACAGGATGCGCACCGTGTGGCGCCGGCCGCGGCGCTCGGCGCAGTGGCTGAAGGCGTCGTCGCGCGACAGCACCAGGCCGTTGAGAAAGCGCAGATAGTCGAAATAGAGCGACACGAAGGGATCGTCGGCGCGGAAGGAGCGGGTTTCGCGGTTGTGCTCGAGGTAGTCGATGAAGGCTTCGTCGAGGGCCGGTCGCAGCTCCCAGAAGAGATCCTCCGGCAGCGGCGCCTCGACCGCTCGGTCGGATTCGCCGGAGCCGATCTCGAGCTCGAGGAGGCCGTTGGTCACCTCTTCGATGGTGCGCGCCACCTCGGCGCACAGGCTGCCGATGCGCAGGTGGATGGGGGCGCCGCCGCGCACCGACAGCTCGCCGGCCCGGCGGGCGGTCTCGGCTTCGAGGCTGGGGCTGTAGTAGCCGCGGCCGCGGCCGACCAGGTTGTGAATCTCGTCGATCACCAACACCGTGTCCGAGAGGTCGTTGTCGTCGGCGAAATCGGTCAGGGCGACGTAGGGGTCGAAGGCGTAGTTGTAGTCGCAGACCACCACCTGCACCTGGCGCGACAGCTCGAGGCTGATCTCGAAGGGGCAGACCACCTCCTCGCGGGCGCGCTCGAAGATGTCGTCCGGCTCGAGGGTGGGGTAGTCGTCGATCAGCCGCCCCACGATGCCGGTGCTCTGCAGCTTGAGGTAGTAGTCCTTGGCGTAGGGGCAGTACTCCTCGTGGCAGAGCACCTGATCGTTGGCGCACATCTTGGCCTTGGCGCGCAGGCGCAGCGAGCGGAAGGCCTGCTCGACGTTGAGCAGCTTGAGCACCTCGAGAGCCATCTCTTGCTGCAGGGTCTTGGCGGTGAGGATGAACAGCCGCTTGCCGTGCTGCAGGCAGTAGCGCAGCGCCGGGTAGAGGGTGGCGGCAGTCTTTCCGATGCCCGTCGGAGCCTGCAGCAGAAGGTGCTCGCGATGGTGGAGGGCAGCGTCGACGGCGTCGACGATCTCGTGCTGACCGTCGCGCATCTCGGCGTAGGGAAAGGGCAGCCGTTCGCCCGCCGAAGCGCGCTCGCGGGCGGCCTGTCGCTGGCCCTCGTAGCTTCGGATGAGGGCCGAGATGCGCCGCTTGACGCCGGCTTCGACGGCCCGGGCGTCGAACTCGACGGGCTGGCGCTCGATCTCTTCGGAGCCGATCTCGATCAGCACCAGCTCGGGTTTCACTTCCTCGCCCTCAGAGCGGGTGAGGAGCCAGGCGTAGAGCTGGGCCTGGCGCTCGTAGAGCTCGCGCTGGGCCTGGGAAAGCTGACCGCCGCGGCGGATCGACTTGATCTCTTCGACCACCCGGGTGCCGTCCTCGGCGCGGCGCAGGCCGTCGGCCCGGCCCTTCACCGTCACCCGCCAGCCGCGGTGGTCGAAGGTCAGGGAAAGGGCGACCTCGCGGCGGTAGGAGCCGTCGCCGGCCAGGGCCTCTTCTTGGTAGCGGCTGTGGATCGCCTGGCCGAGCCAGAGGCGCTCGTAGCCGCCGCGATTGCTGAATCCGAGATTCTTCAGCAGCACGCTGTCGAGGAGGTCCTGGACCGACAGCTCGAGGGCGAGCTCGTCCCCATCGAAGCGCGCGGCCATGGGCGCCAGTATACGACCGTCGTCACGACCTTACAGCCGGCCTCAAAACCGCGATAGGCTTTGCGGCCAGATGCCTGACGCGAGCCTCCTTTGGACGCCCCTTTGGGCGGTGCTTCGGGGGGCCTGGGAGACCTTCTTCCTGGCCGCCCCCTTCGTGCTGTTCGGATTGTTGGTGGCGGGGGTGCTGCATGTCCTGATCTCGCGCCGCACGGTCGAGCGCTGGATGGGAAGCCCGGGCCTCGGTGCCGTCTCCAAGGCGGCGGCCTTCGGGGTGCCGCTGCCGATCTGTTCCTGCGGCATCGTGCCGGTGTCGATCGAGCTCAAGCGCAAGGGCGCTTCGCGGCCGGCCAACCTGTCCTTCCTGATCACCACGCCGGAATCGAGCGCCGACGCCGTCTTCTTGACCTGGGCGATGCTCGGTCCGGTGATGGCCGTGGCGCGGCCCATCGCCTCCTTTTTCACCGCCTTGATCGCCGGCGTGCTGGCGATCGCCGGCGGTCGCGACGCGGCGTCAGAGGGCGGCCGCGGCGAGGAAACCGAACCGGCCGATGGCGAGGACGCTGCCGCGGCTTCGGCCGGCGACCACGATCATGGCGAGTCGGCGCCCGCCGGCCACGATCATCACCATCACCACCACCATCCGCACCAGCACGCCGCGCCGGTCGACGAGGGGGCGGTGCGCTGGGGCGATCTCTGGACCATGGTGCGGCAGCGCGACGGCGCCGGCCTGCGGCGTCTGCTGCGGCGGGTGGGCCACTACGCCTTTGTCGAGATGCTCGACGACATCGCCTTCTGGTTGGTGATCGGATTCCTGCTCGCCGGCGTCATCGTCGCCCTGGTGCCGGAGAACCTGGCCGCCGGCGGCGGGCTGCTGCCGATGCTAGTGCTGCTGGTGGCGGGCATCCCCCTCTACATGTGCGCCTCGGCGAGCACGCCGGTGGGAGCGGCTCTGGTTGCCAAGGGGGTGAGTCCCGGAGCGGCGATGGTCTTCCTGCTCGCCGGTCCGGCCACCAACGCCGCCTCGGTGGTGCTCCTGCTGCAGCACTTCGGCCGCCGCTTCGTGCGCATCTACCTGGTGAGCATCGCCGTCGGGGCGCTGCTCACCGGCCTCGCCCTCGACTTTCTGCTCGGTGCCGCCGGCTGGCAGGTGGCGGCGCGCCTGTCCTCCGAGTCGAGCGGCGTGGTCGGCCTCCTGCACACCGCCTCGGTGGTGCTGTTCGGAGCCCTGCTGCTGTGGCGTCTGCTCTCCGGGGCGACCCGCCAGGGGCTGCACGAGGCGTCCGACAACCTGACCAGCGCACGTGCCTTCCTGCGCCAGCGCTTCCCCGGCCTGCGCTGGTGGTCCGTCGGCCTGGGCTGCGCCGGATTGCTGGCGGTGCTCTACTTGCTCTCCGGAACTGCCGTGGTGCCGCCTGATTCGGCCGCCTTCCGGGTGACCTTCGGCAAGGTGGCGCCGCAACCCCTGGGGCCCGGCCTGCGCTTCGCCGCGCCGCCGCCCTTCGGCCGCCTGGACGTCTGGCGGGTGAACTATCCACGCAAGGCCGACGTCGGTTTCCGCACCGATCTCGAAGCCATTGCCCGGCGACGCGAGATCTCGATGTTCGCCAACCCCAACGAGTGGCACAGCCCGGTGGCGGCGATGAACACCCGGCCGCGGGAGGCCACCTACCTCACCGGCGACGAGAATTTGCTGGAGATGAACTTCACCGTCCACTACTTCCTGTCGGATCCCTATCGATTTTTCTATGGCATGGAGAATCGGCGCGATTTCATCGCCCTCTACGCCCGCGCCGCGGCCCGTGAAGCGGTTGCCTCGCGCCCCCTCGAGCGCTTGATGACCGAGGAACGACGGGTCCTCGAGGCGACGATTCGCGATCAGCTCCAGGAGCAGCTCGATGGTCTCGACGCCGGCGTCGACGTGCGTTCCGTGCACGTCGTCGATCTGCATCCGCCGCAGGAGGTGGTGGCATCTTTCCGGGACGTGTCGAGCGCCGTCGAGGATCGCGAGTCGCGCGTCCTGCAGGCCGAAGAGCTCGCCGAGCGCGAGCTTCCCCAGGCGCGCGGCCAGGCGGCCCTCGATGTCGCCCGGGCCGATGCCGAGTCGGCGGTGCGGCAGATCGAGGCCAGTGGCCGGGCCGAAGGCTTCGGCGCCCAGGCCGAAGCCTTCCGTGGCCAGCGTTCGCTGCTGCGCGACCTGCTGTGGCTGGAGAGCGCCGAGCGGGTCCTCGCCGGGCGCTCGAAGGTCGTCGTCCCGCCGGGCACTCCCGCCACCGGGGTCACCCTCTGGCGCGAGGCACCGGGTGCCCTGCCCGAGGTCCGCCGGCCGATGGCGCCGCCGTCCGAGTTCCAACCCGAAAACCACCCGGAGAGACCGTGAACGCACGCTGGCTCCGCTTCCTTTTCCTGGCCCTGCTGTTGTGGTGGGGCTCGACCGCCTTCTTCACCGTCGCCGAATCGGAGCAGGCG
This window of the Acidobacteriota bacterium genome carries:
- a CDS encoding helicase C-terminal domain-containing protein, encoding MAARFDGDELALELSVQDLLDSVLLKNLGFSNRGGYERLWLGQAIHSRYQEEALAGDGSYRREVALSLTFDHRGWRVTVKGRADGLRRAEDGTRVVEEIKSIRRGGQLSQAQRELYERQAQLYAWLLTRSEGEEVKPELVLIEIGSEEIERQPVEFDARAVEAGVKRRISALIRSYEGQRQAARERASAGERLPFPYAEMRDGQHEIVDAVDAALHHREHLLLQAPTGIGKTAATLYPALRYCLQHGKRLFILTAKTLQQEMALEVLKLLNVEQAFRSLRLRAKAKMCANDQVLCHEEYCPYAKDYYLKLQSTGIVGRLIDDYPTLEPDDIFERAREEVVCPFEISLELSRQVQVVVCDYNYAFDPYVALTDFADDNDLSDTVLVIDEIHNLVGRGRGYYSPSLEAETARRAGELSVRGGAPIHLRIGSLCAEVARTIEEVTNGLLELEIGSGESDRAVEAPLPEDLFWELRPALDEAFIDYLEHNRETRSFRADDPFVSLYFDYLRFLNGLVLSRDDAFSHCAERRGRRHTVRILCKDPSRFLGAAIARTHSTIGLSATLSPSEFYRDLIGFEPARTSFEAIPSPFPTENRRVVIDATVATAYRERPANYGPIAERLAQFAAAVPGNCLALFPSYTFLAEVAARMPEAGKRVLIQEQSSGDRERQEILHSLRSAMFGDVLLLAVAGGVFAEGVDYPGETLKAVAIVGPCLPGLSLEQRLLKDYYQERFDRGFEYAFVVPGMTRVVQAAGRLIRSPEDTGVIALLDRRFLHRPYREHLPGDWVEDGNPTPLKGEPARAALEFFAALDGSESVN
- a CDS encoding SO_0444 family Cu/Zn efflux transporter — its product is MPDASLLWTPLWAVLRGAWETFFLAAPFVLFGLLVAGVLHVLISRRTVERWMGSPGLGAVSKAAAFGVPLPICSCGIVPVSIELKRKGASRPANLSFLITTPESSADAVFLTWAMLGPVMAVARPIASFFTALIAGVLAIAGGRDAASEGGRGEETEPADGEDAAAASAGDHDHGESAPAGHDHHHHHHHPHQHAAPVDEGAVRWGDLWTMVRQRDGAGLRRLLRRVGHYAFVEMLDDIAFWLVIGFLLAGVIVALVPENLAAGGGLLPMLVLLVAGIPLYMCASASTPVGAALVAKGVSPGAAMVFLLAGPATNAASVVLLLQHFGRRFVRIYLVSIAVGALLTGLALDFLLGAAGWQVAARLSSESSGVVGLLHTASVVLFGALLLWRLLSGATRQGLHEASDNLTSARAFLRQRFPGLRWWSVGLGCAGLLAVLYLLSGTAVVPPDSAAFRVTFGKVAPQPLGPGLRFAAPPPFGRLDVWRVNYPRKADVGFRTDLEAIARRREISMFANPNEWHSPVAAMNTRPREATYLTGDENLLEMNFTVHYFLSDPYRFFYGMENRRDFIALYARAAAREAVASRPLERLMTEERRVLEATIRDQLQEQLDGLDAGVDVRSVHVVDLHPPQEVVASFRDVSSAVEDRESRVLQAEELAERELPQARGQAALDVARADAESAVRQIEASGRAEGFGAQAEAFRGQRSLLRDLLWLESAERVLAGRSKVVVPPGTPATGVTLWREAPGALPEVRRPMAPPSEFQPENHPERP